From one Sesamum indicum cultivar Zhongzhi No. 13 unplaced genomic scaffold, S_indicum_v1.0 scaffold00155, whole genome shotgun sequence genomic stretch:
- the LOC105179394 gene encoding pyruvate dehydrogenase E1 component subunit alpha-3, chloroplastic, whose protein sequence is MACSATAKIIHNPLLLSSSRSAEKSDSCCKMLGPSSFLGSTSMSKKLVSVNKGASRVSRRSANVVAVSSDVVKEKKLKSSSAASSLLITKEEGLVLYEDMVLGRAFEDMCAQMYYRGKMFGFVHLYNGQEAVSTGFIKLLKKEDCVVSTYRDHVHALSKGVPAREVMSELFGKTTGCCRGQGGSMHMFSKEHNLLGGFAFIGEGIPVATGAAFTSKYKREVLKEDCDEVTLAFFGDGTCNNGQFFECLNMAALWKLPIVFVVENNLWAIGMSHLRATSDPQIWKKGPAFGMPGVHVDGMDVLKVREVANEAIARARRGEGPTLVECETYRFRGHSLADPDELRDPAEKAHYATRDPITALKKYILENNLASEAELKAIEKKIDEVVEDAVEFADESPVPARSQLLENVFADPRGFGIGPDGKYRCEDPKFTEGTAQV, encoded by the exons ATGGCTTGTTCTGCGACCGCCAAAATCATCCACAATCCTCTGTTACTCAGCTCTTCCAGATCTGCCGAGAAGTCTGATTCTTGCTGTAAAATGTTGGGGCCCTCCTCCTTTCTTGGCTCCACATCTATGAGCAAGAAGCTGGTTTCTGTTAACAAGGGTGCTTCTCGTGTCAGCCGCCGATCCGCCAATGTGGTTGCTGTCTCCTCCGATGTTGTCAAGGAGAAGAAGCTCAAATCCAGCTCTGCTGCTTCCAGCCTG TTGATAACGAAAGAAGAGGGCCTGGTATTGTATGAGGACATGGTTCTGGGAAGAGCTTTTGAGGATATGTGTGCCCAGATGTACTACAGAGGCaaaatgtttggatttgttcaTCTGTATAATGGCCAAGAAGCTGTATCCACTGGCTTCATCAAGCTCTTGAAGAAAGAAGATTGTGTGGTTAGTACTTACCGGGACCATGTACATGCATTGAGCAAAGGTGTCCCGGCTCGTGAGGTCATGAGTGAGCTCTTTGGCAAGACCACAGGTTGCTGCAGGGGCCAGGGTGGCTCGATGCACATGTTCTCCAAGGAGCACAACCTTCTAGGTGGCTTTGCTTTCATTGGTGAAGGCATACCTGTCGCAACAGGGGCTGCCTTCACTAGCAAATACAAGAGAGAAGTTTTGAAGGAGGACTGTGATGAGGTGACACTAGCGTTTTTTGGAGATGGGACTTGCAACAACGGTCAATTCTTTGAATGCTTGAACATGGCTGCTTTATGGAAGCTTCCCATTGTGTTTGTTGTTGAGAACAATTTGTGGGCAATTGGGATGTCCCATTTAAGGGCCACCTCTGATCCTCAAATTTGGAAGAAAGGTCCGGCTTTTGGAATGCCTGGGGTTCATGTTGATGGTATGGATGTGTTGAAGGTGAGGGAGGTTGCAAATGAGGCCATTGCCAGGGCTAGAAGAGGTGAAGGACCGACTTTGGTTGAATGTGAGACCTATAGGTTCAGAGGACACTCTTTGGCTGACCCTGATGAGCTACGTGACCCTG CTGAGAAGGCCCATTATGCCACAAGAGATCCCATCACTGCGCTGAAGAAATATATACTGGAAAACAACTTAGCAAGTGAAGCAGAGTTGAAGGCCATAGAGAAGAAGATTGATGAGGTAGTTGAAGACGCTGTTGAGTTTGCTGATGAAAGCCCAGTTCCAGCCCGCAGTCAGTTGCTAGAGAACGTATTTGCTGATCCCAGGGGATTTGGAATCGGGCCTGATGGAAAGTACAGATGTGAGGATCCTAAATTTACCGAAGGCACTGCCCAGGTCTAA